The Lepus europaeus isolate LE1 chromosome 5, mLepTim1.pri, whole genome shotgun sequence genome includes the window AGCAGGGGTCGGCTTGGGGCTGGGGGCACTGcggggggacagcaggaggggtAAGCTCTGggacctctgcctccctgtcccacccgcaacccttgcCCTGCTGTGGACACCTGGGTCGGGAATCAAGGGTCTGGACGCTGAGCAGGGGCACGAAGGGACAGGCGCAGAAGGGGCAGGTTGTGTTGAGGTTAGAGTCGTCCGGTGCCCAGCCGGCCATGATCTCCTCATCGTACACCAGCGAATCGCAGGCGCGGCACAGGGAGCAGCTGGACAGCAGAATCTGCGGGAGAGGAGACCCCGCCCGGGAAGCAGGCCCTGTTGGCCTCCAGCGCTCTGGAGCGCCTGCTCCCCCTGCAAAGCCCAGCGCAGGCTcctgccacctcctccccaccccgcctctgtGTCCCCACACATCTGGGTGGGAGGGGTTGTCCTCACTTCCAGGGAAGGTGGCTGGGAGGACCCAGGGGTGTCGCTGAGGCGCTCTGAAGAACGGCGGAGGCTCAGGCTGCTGAGAGAAGATTCTGAGAGGTCCCACTCACTGCCCAGAGAGGCCGAGCTCTGCCGTTATACGAGAAAGCGTGGTCGGCAACCCCATGTTCCTCTTCACCCAGGAGGCTGACTTCAGCCACTGCTCGGGGCATCCTTCCGGGGCATTCTCCCAGGTGGCAGCCCCTCCCGGGGCCTCCCAGTGCCCAGGCATCCGGACCTCCCCTGGCTGGCTACCTCGGACGCAGTGGATCCAGGGCGCTCCCGGGGGTGCAGGAGGCTGTCCATGGGGCTGCGgcgggctgggggtggcaggtcAGCGGGCAGCTCGGGTGGGGGAATGCGGGAGGCAGGGGAGCGGCGGGAGGGGGTAAGCAGCTGCTGAAGGCGGGCACCCAGCCCTCGTCGGGGGGTGCCCGCCTCCTCCTGATGCCCACCAGCCTTGGGCCCGCGGCCACTTAGCCCTTCCAGGGCCTCAGTGGACTGGGCACTCAGGGCCGGGCCTGAGCCCCCTGGGCTGCCCCCAGGCGCCAGCTCCTCCCCGGTAAGGCTCAGGTCTGAGAGACTTCCATCATGCCAGGGCACAGGTGAGCCGCGGGGTTCCAGCACCCCCAAGGCCTCTATCACTGCAGAACAAAAAAGAATCCAGGAAGCTATGCCCAGCGCTCCTCCAGCTGCCCCTTCCTGCGAAGACCCAGGCCTTGGTCACACAAACTCGGCCACCACAGCCCGCACCCTGACAACGCTCGGGGCTGCACTGGCTCTGTCTCCAGCAGCCACCACCCCGGCCACCCCTCCACACGGGCAGGTGGTTGGGAAagctggctggggggagggggagggcaggtaaGGGCACTCACTGTGGGCCACACCGGCCTCCACAGTGGGCTGTGCGCCTCGGGCACTGCCCAGGCTCCCGCTCTTCACCAGGCGCCCCGCAGGGGAGGCTGGGTCCCTCAGACTTCGCCCAGCCCAGGTAGTCTGGCGCTGAAGTGGGCGGGTAGGGGAGGGGCGCTCCAGACAGGGCTCTGTAAAAGACAGGGACGGGGTCTGGCGGCAGCCACCTggacatccagctccctgctccacaACACAGCCGCCTGGCTGGGCCTGGATTCCCCCCAGGCAGAACTCGATTGGTTGTGCTACCAGCCACGTGGAGCTATCCTCCTGCAGGAGCCCAGCCGCCTACCCGGAGGCTGGCCCCAGCACTCCGTGCCTCCCTTCCGGAGCCTGGCAACTCCAGCCAGAGCCTGCGGGACCTGTCCCCACCCACCTGTCTGGGAGCTGCCTGCCTCTTGCTGTGCTGccgctggctgctgctgctgctgctgctgctgctgctgccgccgccgctctCTCAGGGGTTGGCGGAACTGAGCAGCTCCCAGGACAACATTCCGGAGCTTGGCCCAGCGCAGGCGCCCACCCGGTGTGCCCGACGGCCACTTGCTTTCCAGCACAGCCTGCCAAGCACAGTGCCCATCAGGATGGCCTACTTGTACGCCCTGACAcccacctctggccccagggccccTAGAGCCACCTTCCCCTTCAGACATCCTGCCTAGGGCTGACTGTCCGGCCAGTAGCTCAGCCAGGAGCAAGAGCTCACAAGAGCAGCTGCCTCTGAGCCGGcctagcagaagccaggaatgacGAAGAAAATTTGTATCCAGACTCTGCTACTCATAAACTATATGGCTGTGGGAAAATTCCATTGTTCTTGTCTTAGTTTCCTCGGCTGAAAAACAAGAGGCAGCTGAGTGCAGGGGTGAGCGCCAGACttcaggaaaggaaaggaggctgCCCCTGCGTACAGAGTCCGACTCCCTAAGATACGCTAATCCCGCAACCTCATCTCCCCGGACAGAATAAGCGGGGGATAATCATCCCACCCCGTGGGCCTGCTGTGAGGAGAAACTGATCGAACATGACTAACGTATCTGGAAGAGTGCCTGCATGCTAGCTGACACTCGGCTGTAGCCAGGGCTGTTGAGGGTGAGAATCAAGGCAGTCAAATGGGAAGGAACCGTGTGGAGGCGCTACAGAGCACGTAGGAGCACGTAGGACACCAGCGGCTGTGGGACCTGGCTTGACCCTCCAGGCTTACTCTCCAAGGagcagcaccccctccccactccacacCGCATGCACACCCCAGTGCAGGCTGCTGCCCCAGCCTTGCCCCCAGCTGGGTACCTTGTTGTAGTAGCCATAGGTGATGGTGTTGGGCACGATGCCCGCCCGCCGCATCTCCAGCATGACCCGCACAGACAGCACAGGCTGCCCATAGTGTGAGCAGAGCTGCATCAGCACCCGGTAacacacctgggccaggacacGCACAGTGCGCTGGGAGACCCACTCCCGACCAAAATCTTCAAGGCTCAGTGAGCACCCTCTTCCCGCTCCCCCAGTTCTCATGGACCAGGGACCAGGGACCTTGCTGTCCCTAGGCAACTCGTTAACTCCTTCCTGCAGACTCTGCCCCCAACCATCCCCAACACCTACCACCCAGCAGTCTCCACTCTATGCCCTGAACACGCTCATTCACTCCGTAAATACCCATGGggcatctgcccagctccagggcccCCTATCTGCTTGCCCTGGCCCCACCAAGGCTCCTTCTCACAGACCCCAGGCTGCACGAGCCTCATTGGGACTGGTGTGAGCGTGGCACACAGGTAAGTGGCTGCCTACCTCGTCGGGGAGCACCACTTTGCGGCTCTCCATCTGGCGTAGCACTTGGTAGGCCGTGTGCAGTGCCCGTACCCGGGAGGGTGCTGACCGTACGTAGGCAGGCAGGCACAGGAACCACAGCCCATAGCAGTGCCCCAGCAGGCACCGGGCCCACAGCTCAGGCACGGTCGCTGACTTCTGTGCCATCCGCTGTGCAACCTTCATCTCCTAGGAGGGGCAAGGGACACACCAGAGTGAGTACAATGCCAGGGCAGGTCTGAAAACGGGCCGAGAAGCGGCCCCTTCCTGAGGAGCATCCCTGtgctcccaggaggcaggagggagcctgCACTGCACAGGCTGTGACCCTGCCTGGAGAGACACACAAGGCAGCCAACCCCTGGATCCCACAGTGCTCGGGacacgaagaagaagaagatgctaATGATGATGGTGACCACGCAGACAACAGCTAATGCTCATATAGTGCTTTTCTATACACCAGGAGCCTTCAAACCTCCTCATATCCCTGTGGGGTAAGTACTATTAAtattcccactttacagatgaagaaattgttgCAGCAGCCCTTGACCTGAGCCAGGTCCCTGGGTGGGGCCCACCTGCTGGCTACCTGTTTGGTACGGCGAGGGGCAGGACTGCTGGGGGCACTACGGGAGGTGCCCGGCACAGGCAGTGCCCCAGGTTGCTCTTGGGGAGATTCAAACAGCTCAGCCCGTAGTTCTGGGAACCCATCGTAACTGGTAGGGCAGACAGAGACAACATCACAgtcagcacagggccaggcaggcTGGGCTGGAGCAGCGTGTGGGGCCCGGGGACATGGAAGCATAGGAGAGGCTCTCACCAGAACTGGGGAGTGGGTTCGCTGCTGTCTGGGACCGGGGGCTCCTCGGGAGGTGTGATGAAGACAGTGAGCTCACTTCCCGACAACTCTTCCAGCTCCACCAACGGAGTGGGCTCAGGCCTTTCCTGCTCGGCGTGGACCTGTGGCAGGAAGACACAACAATGAGCATTAAGACAGTGGATATGGGGatagtgctgtggtgtggcaggtgaagctgccacctgcagtgccacccgcagtgccggcatcccatatgggcgccagttcgagacccggctgctctatttccgatccacctccctgctatggcctgagaaagcagaagatggcccaagtccttgggctcctgtacccgtatgggagacccagaagcagttccATATcagcctggctttggccattgcggtcatttgggaagtgaaccagctaatggtagatctttctctctgcccctctacctctgcctctctatagctctgcctttgaaatcaatcaatcaatcaaaaaaaaaaaaaatacagtggatgtGGGGCAGAGCCAGATGTTTCCCACCCCCAGTGAAGCACATCCCCAGCGAAGGAGTGGGCTACTACAGATGTGAAGCCAGCTCTGGCTGGGTCCACAGGCTGTGCCCTGTGTAACTCCAGGGGCACTATCCTACTCACATCTGAGATACAAAATTGTGTTGACAGGCCGgaaccgtggctcaacaggctaatcctccgcctgcggcgccggcacaccgggttctagtcccggtcggggcaccaatcctgtcccggttgcccctcttccaggccagctctctgctgtggcccgggagtgcagtggaggatggcccaagtgtttgggctctgcaccccatgggagaccaggataagcacctggctcctgccattggaacagcgcggtgcgccagccgcagcgcgctaccgcggcagccattggagggtgaaccaacggcaaaaggaagacctttctctctgtctctctctcactgtccactctgcctgtcaaaaaaaaaaaaaaaaaaaatcgtgttGACAGTGGCCTGGAGGCAACGGAGACAACCAGGAGGGGAGCAGACCTACAGGTACACAGAGGGACAGTGCCCAGAGTACCTTGTCAACGCAGGAGTCAAAGAATTCCAGGGCAGCATGCCGAGCAGAGCCGAAAGAGCACTCCTCAATGAACTGGGAGAACATCTGTGTGTGCAGCAGCTGGGAGTACAGCTTGTGGCTGGAGCGCTCGCGGGACTTCAGGAAGCCTGGGGGTGATGACAGTGAAGCAGAGGGAGCCACCAGGGCTCTCTACCACAGCCACACCTTCCCCAAACCCCCTACTTGGCTCCCAACCCACTCAGGATCCCCGACCCCTCTGGCATAACCACCCCGCCCACCGAGCCGGCCAGCCCAGCTCCCCCCAGTGCCACGGTCCCGTGGAAATCCCACCCTTTCGTCTGAACTCATTGTCTCAGACCGGGGGTTCTCCCAGAGTGGGTCCCTAAACAGAGCTTAGCCTAAGGGAGCTGCCCGCCCCAGGAGCCACACTCCGTCTGCCCCACGCCCAGGGCTCCCGAGGGCAGCCCCACATCTGGCTCCTCTGTGCACCCTGACTCCAAGAGTAGAAGAGCAGACAGCTCAAGGCAGGTGCCTGGAAAACCACTCGCAGAGTGCAGGAGCAAGCAGCCAGAGTGGTTCTCAGGGCCGCCTGCCCCCACCAGCCGCCCCCTCCCGTGATGCAGTCTCCAAGCAGATGCAGGTCCTCTTTACCCTGAAGGTGGAAAAGGTTGTCCACATCGCGAGCACCCTCCGAGGGGGCGTGGGTGAGTGGGCGTAGGAATTCCCGGTAGCCCTTGAGCAGGCAGGCCATGAAGCGGAGGAAGGCGCCCTGGACCTCTCGCTCCAGCCGGGCCCGGCGGCCGCACACTGCCTCGTAGTCAGTCAGCAGGAATTCCAGGGAGGCCTCCTGCTCGGGTCCAGTGTATGCTGGGGACCAGCGGGCCGGAGGGTCAGGGCCCACACCCACAGTGCTTGCGTCAACCCTGCACTCCACATGGGAGTCTTCATCCCCCAACCCACCTCTGTGCAGCCAGCCGTTGCTACAAAATTACCTTTGGGTGACAGCTTCAAGCTCAGCTGTCCTACAGGCCAGGACTATGATCTGCCCCCTCTCAAATCCCCCTCAACCCTGCCTCCAACCTCCCCAGGGAACACCCAGCAGCCCACAGGCCTCCCACGCCCACCCCACCCAGGCTTCTCACTCTGGTCCAGCTGCTGGTACAGGTTAGTCAGAGTGGCCAGCAGAACCTTGTAGGGTCTGCGAGGCAGGGTCCGAGGAGAGAGGGGCTTCTTTTCCTCGGTCCTGTGAGAGGAACCCATAGGGGAAGGGTGACAGGGCTCCACATGTGCCCGAGGCCCCTTGGAGCTGGCAACACGCCACGTGCCAGCCCTCTCCCATCCACCACCCGCAGACCCCAGAGGAGGCCCAGCGTCTTACTGGAAGAGCGTGTTGGTGTCAAGGTCGACACAGATGACGTCGGCCGGGGGGTCGTGCAGATCAAAGTAGCTGGAGTGGATGCCCACGATGAAGGGCACAGGGGCGCTCAGCACGTCTGCCAGCACCAGCGGGCACAGCGGAATGTAGGGGCACTGCCAGTGCAGCGGAAAGATCATCTGCAGAAACCAGAGGGTGGCATCAGGGAGCCAGGGGcggggcagcagcagagggcacAGGCTTGAGGAGGGGGCACCTTTGGCAAGAGGCCGCTGGCTGGAAGTGGAGGCCAGAGAGTCTCTGAGAGAAGTTGTGTGTCCCTGGAGGTCATCCCCAGGGAGAGGGACTGAGGTGCCTCCCCAGGAAAGGAAAAGTAAGGGCAAGAGCCCAGGCAGGGGCAGTGGTTCCGGGGAAGGTGGCTGGGACAGGGTGGCACTCACCGAGACAAGGGCCTCACAGACACTGGTGAGCAGGTCAGGCCGCAGTGAGTGCACCAGCAGTTTGTGCTCCGTGAGCACGGCCAGCAGCAGCGTGACAGCCAGCTcagggcccaggctctgcagcagctgcaggaagctggcaccACTGCGGGCAATGCGGAAGTGCAGAAGGGGTCAGCGGAGACTCTGGAGACCCTTCCCCAGTCACTGGGCACGGACCCCACCTGGACCCAACCTGCGTAGGGCTCAACAACTGCACTTCCCCTCCGCCACCTCCGCCTCAGCCTAGGCACACACCTGAGAGGCAGGGGTGAAGACACAGGCTGACAGAGGAGCAGGTTGTCGTAGGGAGACATCTGGGAGGGCAGAGAGCCACAGGTCAGGGGGGCGTTGGCCGGCCCCTGCCAACCTGCCCTTCCTTCcacccggcccagcccctgcgCTCACCTGCACTAGGATGCGGGGTctctgtggggaggggaaggggacgTTGTGAATGAAGTGGGAGATGTGCCTGGGGAAGAGAGGGAAACGGGTgagaggccggctctgtggcccGTCCCTGTCCTGCCTCCACATGTTCTCAGGAAGCTCCTTCTTCCCTGAACCCCGGCAGAGCCTCTGGCAATCAGGAAAGGTCTTCCCGGGACAGGCAGAGCCCCTCGCCGGGAGCCAGCCAGCAAGGGGACACCTGACTTCAGGCTCCACTCACCCCCTCGGCCAGCGACATTTCTTCCAGCGGAAGACCAATCGTACAACCACATACACTGCAGcccacctcccacctctgccCGAATCCCACCCATCTCTCCCGGCCTCCCTATCCCCTCTCGACTCCCTGGCATCAGGGGACCCGTGCTCACGCTTCCAAGGGCAGGCGGTGGGGGCCTGAGACGGAGTAGCGGTAGAGGAAGGTGAGGAAGGCGCGAAAGGCAGGGAAGGCAGGCCAGCGGGACAGCACGGCGATGGCTCGCCGGCTGCGTACAGCTCGGCCGCCCAGCGCCCGGCCCCGCTCCACGGCACTCAGCAGGCCCAGCGCCCGTGCCTGCCGCTCTGACAGCCTGGCCCTTGGGAACGCCTCATAGAACTGCAGGGCGGCACCATACACCTggcggaggcggggagggggtgggggagacagagggacGGTCAGGCGGGCCCCGCGTGGCCTGACCCCTGACCACGCTCCACACACCCACCTTATCACCAGCGGCACCCGTGAGCACGAAGGTGGAGAAGACGGGCACAGGGTACTTGGTCTGGGCAGGCCAGCACTCGATAGTGGCGCCCATGGGCAGGCAGAAGACGGGCACGGACTCGGGCAGCGGGAACGCCTCGTTGTCCTCCTCCGGGTAGCGGCCCAGCAGCTCTGCACCCCCGGCAGAGTGG containing:
- the DENND4B gene encoding DENN domain-containing protein 4B isoform X4 is translated as MATPASFASSVSRLTIPDAVSEGGAMAEERPPRLVDYFVVAGLAGNGAPIPEEARVPEPSGPLRPPRPAEPITDVAVIARALGEEVPQGYTCIQASAGGHPLELSAGLLGGTQPVICYRRGRDKPPLVELGVLYEGKERPKPGFQVLDTTPYSHSANLAPPGPGHPRTYLTYRRAAEGAGLHALGITDLCLVLPSKGEGTPHTYCRLPRNLNPGMWGPAVYLCYKVGLAKGNTLVYKAELLGRYPEEDNEAFPLPESVPVFCLPMGATIECWPAQTKYPVPVFSTFVLTGAAGDKVYGAALQFYEAFPRARLSERQARALGLLSAVERGRALGGRAVRSRRAIAVLSRWPAFPAFRAFLTFLYRYSVSGPHRLPLEAHISHFIHNVPFPSPQRPRILVQMSPYDNLLLCQPVSSPLPLSGASFLQLLQSLGPELAVTLLLAVLTEHKLLVHSLRPDLLTSVCEALVSMIFPLHWQCPYIPLCPLVLADVLSAPVPFIVGIHSSYFDLHDPPADVICVDLDTNTLFQTEEKKPLSPRTLPRRPYKVLLATLTNLYQQLDQTYTGPEQEASLEFLLTDYEAVCGRRARLEREVQGAFLRFMACLLKGYREFLRPLTHAPSEGARDVDNLFHLQGFLKSRERSSHKLYSQLLHTQMFSQFIEECSFGSARHAALEFFDSCVDKVHAEQERPEPTPLVELEELSGSELTVFITPPEEPPVPDSSEPTPQFCYDGFPELRAELFESPQEQPGALPVPGTSRSAPSSPAPRRTKQEMKVAQRMAQKSATVPELWARCLLGHCYGLWFLCLPAYVRSAPSRVRALHTAYQVLRQMESRKVVLPDEVCYRVLMQLCSHYGQPVLSVRVMLEMRRAGIVPNTITYGYYNKAVLESKWPSGTPGGRLRWAKLRNVVLGAAQFRQPLRERRRQQQQQQQQQQPAAAQQEAGSSQTVIEALGVLEPRGSPVPWHDGSLSDLSLTGEELAPGGSPGGSGPALSAQSTEALEGLSGRGPKAGGHQEEAGTPRRGLGARLQQLLTPSRRSPASRIPPPELPADLPPPARRSPMDSLLHPRERPGSTASESSASLGSEWDLSESSLSSLSLRRSSERLSDTPGSSQPPSLEILLSSCSLCRACDSLVYDEEIMAGWAPDDSNLNTTCPFCACPFVPLLSVQTLDSRPSAPSPKPTPAGASGSKDAPVPGGPGPVLSDRRLCLALDEPQLCNGHMGGTSRRVESGAWAYLSPLVLRKELESLVENEGSEVLALPELPAAHPIIFWNLLWYFQRLGLPSILPGLVLASCDGPPPPQVPPPWLTPDPASVQVRLLWDILTPDPNSCPPLYVLWRVHSQIPQRVMWPGPVPASLSLALLESVLRHVGLNEVHKAVGLLLETLGPPPTGLHLQRGVYREILFLTMAALGKDHVDIGAFDKKYKSAFNKLASSMGKEELRQRRAQMPSPKAIDCRKCFGAPLEC
- the DENND4B gene encoding DENN domain-containing protein 4B isoform X3, coding for MAEERPPRLVDYFVVAGLAGNGAPIPEEARVPEPSGPLRPPRPAEPITDVAVIARALGEEVPQGYTCIQASAGGHPLELSAGLLGGTQPVICYRRGRDKPPLVELGVLYEGKERPKPGFQVLDTTPYSHSANLAPPGPGHPRTYLTYRRAAEGAGLHALGITDLCLVLPSKGEGTPHTYCRLPRNLNPGMWGPAVYLCYKVGLAKGNTLVYKAELLGRYPEEDNEAFPLPESVPVFCLPMGATIECWPAQTKYPVPVFSTFVLTGAAGDKVYGAALQFYEAFPRARLSERQARALGLLSAVERGRALGGRAVRSRRAIAVLSRWPAFPAFRAFLTFLYRYSVSGPHRLPLEAHISHFIHNVPFPSPQRPRILVQMSPYDNLLLCQPVSSPLPLSGASFLQLLQSLGPELAVTLLLAVLTEHKLLVHSLRPDLLTSVCEALVSMIFPLHWQCPYIPLCPLVLADVLSAPVPFIVGIHSSYFDLHDPPADVICVDLDTNTLFQTEEKKPLSPRTLPRRPYKVLLATLTNLYQQLDQTYTGPEQEASLEFLLTDYEAVCGRRARLEREVQGAFLRFMACLLKGYREFLRPLTHAPSEGARDVDNLFHLQGFLKSRERSSHKLYSQLLHTQMFSQFIEECSFGSARHAALEFFDSCVDKVHAEQERPEPTPLVELEELSGSELTVFITPPEEPPVPDSSEPTPQFCYDGFPELRAELFESPQEQPGALPVPGTSRSAPSSPAPRRTKQEMKVAQRMAQKSATVPELWARCLLGHCYGLWFLCLPAYVRSAPSRVRALHTAYQVLRQMESRKVVLPDEVCYRVLMQLCSHYGQPVLSVRVMLEMRRAGIVPNTITYGYYNKAVLESKWPSGTPGGRLRWAKLRNVVLGAAQFRQPLRERRRQQQQQQQQQQPAAAQQEAGSSQTEPCLERPSPTRPLQRQTTWAGRSLRDPASPAGRLVKSGSLGSARGAQPTVEAGVAHMIEALGVLEPRGSPVPWHDGSLSDLSLTGEELAPGGSPGGSGPALSAQSTEALEGLSGRGPKAGGHQEEAGTPRRGLGARLQQLLTPSRRSPASRIPPPELPADLPPPARRSPMDSLLHPRERPGSTASESSASLGSEWDLSESSLSSLSLRRSSERLSDTPGSSQPPSLEILLSSCSLCRACDSLVYDEEIMAGWAPDDSNLNTTCPFCACPFVPLLSVQTLDSRPSAPSPKPTPAGASGSKDAPVPGGPGPVLSDRRLCLALDEPQLCNGHMGGTSRRVESGAWAYLSPLVLRKELESLVENEGSEVLALPELPAAHPIIFWNLLWYFQRLGLPSILPGLVLASCDGPPPPQVPPPWLTPDPASVQVRLLWDILTPDPNSCPPLYVLWRVHSQIPQRVMWPGPVPASLSLALLESVLRHVGLNEVHKAVGLLLETLGPPPTGLHLQRGVYREILFLTMAALGKDHVDIGAFDKKYKSAFNKLASSMGKEELRQRRAQMPSPKAIDCRKCFGAPLEC
- the DENND4B gene encoding DENN domain-containing protein 4B isoform X2, producing the protein MEADAVSEGGAMAEERPPRLVDYFVVAGLAGNGAPIPEEARVPEPSGPLRPPRPAEPITDVAVIARALGEEVPQGYTCIQASAGGHPLELSAGLLGGTQPVICYRRGRDKPPLVELGVLYEGKERPKPGFQVLDTTPYSHSANLAPPGPGHPRTYLTYRRAAEGAGLHALGITDLCLVLPSKGEGTPHTYCRLPRNLNPGMWGPAVYLCYKVGLAKGNTLVYKAELLGRYPEEDNEAFPLPESVPVFCLPMGATIECWPAQTKYPVPVFSTFVLTGAAGDKVYGAALQFYEAFPRARLSERQARALGLLSAVERGRALGGRAVRSRRAIAVLSRWPAFPAFRAFLTFLYRYSVSGPHRLPLEAHISHFIHNVPFPSPQRPRILVQMSPYDNLLLCQPVSSPLPLSGASFLQLLQSLGPELAVTLLLAVLTEHKLLVHSLRPDLLTSVCEALVSMIFPLHWQCPYIPLCPLVLADVLSAPVPFIVGIHSSYFDLHDPPADVICVDLDTNTLFQTEEKKPLSPRTLPRRPYKVLLATLTNLYQQLDQTYTGPEQEASLEFLLTDYEAVCGRRARLEREVQGAFLRFMACLLKGYREFLRPLTHAPSEGARDVDNLFHLQGFLKSRERSSHKLYSQLLHTQMFSQFIEECSFGSARHAALEFFDSCVDKVHAEQERPEPTPLVELEELSGSELTVFITPPEEPPVPDSSEPTPQFCYDGFPELRAELFESPQEQPGALPVPGTSRSAPSSPAPRRTKQEMKVAQRMAQKSATVPELWARCLLGHCYGLWFLCLPAYVRSAPSRVRALHTAYQVLRQMESRKVVLPDEVCYRVLMQLCSHYGQPVLSVRVMLEMRRAGIVPNTITYGYYNKAVLESKWPSGTPGGRLRWAKLRNVVLGAAQFRQPLRERRRQQQQQQQQQQPAAAQQEAGSSQTEPCLERPSPTRPLQRQTTWAGRSLRDPASPAGRLVKSGSLGSARGAQPTVEAGVAHMIEALGVLEPRGSPVPWHDGSLSDLSLTGEELAPGGSPGGSGPALSAQSTEALEGLSGRGPKAGGHQEEAGTPRRGLGARLQQLLTPSRRSPASRIPPPELPADLPPPARRSPMDSLLHPRERPGSTASESSASLGSEWDLSESSLSSLSLRRSSERLSDTPGSSQPPSLEILLSSCSLCRACDSLVYDEEIMAGWAPDDSNLNTTCPFCACPFVPLLSVQTLDSRPSAPSPKPTPAGASGSKDAPVPGGPGPVLSDRRLCLALDEPQLCNGHMGGTSRRVESGAWAYLSPLVLRKELESLVENEGSEVLALPELPAAHPIIFWNLLWYFQRLGLPSILPGLVLASCDGPPPPQVPPPWLTPDPASVQVRLLWDILTPDPNSCPPLYVLWRVHSQIPQRVMWPGPVPASLSLALLESVLRHVGLNEVHKAVGLLLETLGPPPTGLHLQRGVYREILFLTMAALGKDHVDIGAFDKKYKSAFNKLASSMGKEELRQRRAQMPSPKAIDCRKCFGAPLEC
- the DENND4B gene encoding DENN domain-containing protein 4B isoform X5, which codes for MATPASFASSVSRLTIPDAVSEGGAMAEERPPRLVDYFVVAGLAGNGAPIPEEARVPEPSGPLRPPRPAEPITDVAVIARALGEEVPQGYTCIQASAGGHPLELSAGLLGGTQPVICYRRGRDKPPLVELGVLYEGKERPKPGFQVLDTTPYSHSANLAPPGPGHPRTYLTYRRAAEGAGLHALGITDLCLVLPSKGEGTPHTYCRLPRNLNPGMWGPAVYLCYKVGLAKGNTLVYKAGPHRLPLEAHISHFIHNVPFPSPQRPRILVQMSPYDNLLLCQPVSSPLPLSGASFLQLLQSLGPELAVTLLLAVLTEHKLLVHSLRPDLLTSVCEALVSMIFPLHWQCPYIPLCPLVLADVLSAPVPFIVGIHSSYFDLHDPPADVICVDLDTNTLFQTEEKKPLSPRTLPRRPYKVLLATLTNLYQQLDQTYTGPEQEASLEFLLTDYEAVCGRRARLEREVQGAFLRFMACLLKGYREFLRPLTHAPSEGARDVDNLFHLQGFLKSRERSSHKLYSQLLHTQMFSQFIEECSFGSARHAALEFFDSCVDKVHAEQERPEPTPLVELEELSGSELTVFITPPEEPPVPDSSEPTPQFCYDGFPELRAELFESPQEQPGALPVPGTSRSAPSSPAPRRTKQEMKVAQRMAQKSATVPELWARCLLGHCYGLWFLCLPAYVRSAPSRVRALHTAYQVLRQMESRKVVLPDEVCYRVLMQLCSHYGQPVLSVRVMLEMRRAGIVPNTITYGYYNKAVLESKWPSGTPGGRLRWAKLRNVVLGAAQFRQPLRERRRQQQQQQQQQQPAAAQQEAGSSQTEPCLERPSPTRPLQRQTTWAGRSLRDPASPAGRLVKSGSLGSARGAQPTVEAGVAHMIEALGVLEPRGSPVPWHDGSLSDLSLTGEELAPGGSPGGSGPALSAQSTEALEGLSGRGPKAGGHQEEAGTPRRGLGARLQQLLTPSRRSPASRIPPPELPADLPPPARRSPMDSLLHPRERPGSTASESSASLGSEWDLSESSLSSLSLRRSSERLSDTPGSSQPPSLEILLSSCSLCRACDSLVYDEEIMAGWAPDDSNLNTTCPFCACPFVPLLSVQTLDSRPSAPSPKPTPAGASGSKDAPVPGGPGPVLSDRRLCLALDEPQLCNGHMGGTSRRVESGAWAYLSPLVLRKELESLVENEGSEVLALPELPAAHPIIFWNLLWYFQRLGLPSILPGLVLASCDGPPPPQVPPPWLTPDPASVQVRLLWDILTPDPNSCPPLYVLWRVHSQIPQRVMWPGPVPASLSLALLESVLRHVGLNEVHKAVGLLLETLGPPPTGLHLQRGVYREILFLTMAALGKDHVDIGAFDKKYKSAFNKLASSMGKEELRQRRAQMPSPKAIDCRKCFGAPLEC